Part of the Niallia alba genome is shown below.
GAACGAACGTCAATTCCGTAATCTTTTTGATATCGCAGGCAAAATGACTGGTAAGCATGGTGAAAACTTCATGATCTTATTAGAAACTCGCCTAGATAACGTTGTTTACCGTTTAGGTTTAGCTCGTACTCGTCGTCAAGCACGTCAGTTAGTTAACCACGGTCATATCTTAGTTGATGGCAAACGCGTTGATATCCCATCATACCGCGTTAAGGCTGGTCAAACAATCACTTTACGTGAAAAATCTCGCAACCTTGAAGTTGTTAAAGAAGCAGTAGAAGTAAATAACTTCGTACCTGATTTCTTAACTTTCGATGCAGATAAATTAGAAGGTACATTCACTCGTTTACCAGAACGTTCTGAATTACCAGCTGAAATTAACGAAGCTCTTATCGTTGAGTTCTACTCTCGTTAATACCTTTGCTTTGCGAAGCACAATGTTAAAAGCCTTAGAAACCTTGTTAAATCAAGATTTCAAGGCTTTTTTCTTTTTATTCACTAACCGACCGGCGTATTAAATATTAAATATGAATGAAATTGGGGCTGTGATTTCAGCGCGTGTATACAAGTAGAATTTTTGAATAAGAGATATTACTTTCCGCTCCAAGAGTTAAAATTACTATCGTTAGCGTTTATTTTCTTCGCTATGACGGACAATCTCGTCAACGACGTGCTCGATCGGTGCGGTGGCATCGATTATAATTCCATTTTTCGGAATGTCTTCTTTCGTTTGGTGTAATCGCACAATGCGTTCCCTTTCTGATTTCTTTCCGCCCCACTCATTTTCCGGTCGCCCATCAAGCCGCTCGTTCAATGTGGTAAGGTTCACCTCGAGGACAAAGACGCTATCAAATAGATTTATAAATTTCGGAAAGTTCCTAGAACCACCGCAGAAAAATGTTACCTCCTCATCCTGGTTGGCAACCAAAGCTTTTACTTTATCTACACGCCAAATGTGGTGCTCATGCGTGCCACTATCCGTCGGTGTACCAGTTTCCGGATCACCTTGATAAGCCAATTCACGGTCACCATGAATGGCATGGTAGCCGCGCCTCTGCAATTCATTACAAACCGATGTTTTGCCCGTGCAGGAAACTCCTTCAATCAGATAATTTCTAATGCCCATGGCTATCCCCTCCATTCAGTGGATAAGCATTGTAAGCTATGCTTATCAGCGTTTATCCTTGAAATGTAATAACCGTTGGTGCAAAAAAATACGATGGCTTCACATTCACCATTTTTCATATAGACCTTAAAAGTTTGCAATCGCTTAAATTTTAACATTTCTTGTTGTTCTTGTTCAATCTGGACTGCCCCTTTATTTACAAAAAGAAACCTAAATAAAAAGCATTAATTCTTCTTGGATTAACGCTCAATTCCTTGGTTTCAAAAAGCCCTGGATTCCGCAAAGAACCA
Proteins encoded:
- the rpsD gene encoding 30S ribosomal protein S4; the encoded protein is MARYTGPSWKLSRRLGISLSGTGKELDKRPYAPGQHGPNQRKKLSEYGLQLQEKQKLRHMYGVNERQFRNLFDIAGKMTGKHGENFMILLETRLDNVVYRLGLARTRRQARQLVNHGHILVDGKRVDIPSYRVKAGQTITLREKSRNLEVVKEAVEVNNFVPDFLTFDADKLEGTFTRLPERSELPAEINEALIVEFYSR
- a CDS encoding AAA family ATPase; translated protein: MGIRNYLIEGVSCTGKTSVCNELQRRGYHAIHGDRELAYQGDPETGTPTDSGTHEHHIWRVDKVKALVANQDEEVTFFCGGSRNFPKFINLFDSVFVLEVNLTTLNERLDGRPENEWGGKKSERERIVRLHQTKEDIPKNGIIIDATAPIEHVVDEIVRHSEENKR